DNA sequence from the Cohnella herbarum genome:
AGCATCCAATAGGCTGCAAGAATATTTGAACGGAATCCGGGTGATCAAAGCTTATAACTTGACCGGTGTACGGTTTGCCCGACTTGAAAGGTCTTTCAGGGAATTGATGCGGCAGAGCATCCGCCTCGAAGGAATGTTGGGTCCGATCGTAATAGGGGCGGTTACCTGTATTCGTGCCGGGTTGACCTTGATGGTCATGGCCGGCGTTCATCTGCTGCTCGTCGGAAGTCTGGATGTCGTCACCTTCGTGGCATTCCTGATCATCGGAACCCGAATATTCGATCCGCTGACGACAGCGCTCGCCGGATATGCGGAGATTCGCTATCTCGAGCAAGCGGGCGAACGCATCGTGCGGCTTTTGCGGGAGCCGATCATGCAAGGAGAGCGGCAGCCCCCAGCGGATCATGATGTCGAATTGAAACAGGTTACGTTTGGCTATCGGGATCAACCGGTCTTGAGAAACGTGAGCGTAAGCATGCCTGCAGGCTCCTTCACCGCATTGGTCGGACCTTCGGGTAGCGGTAAAAGTACGATTCTTCGGCTTATTGCCCGGTTTTACGACCCGGAAAAGGGGACAGTGACGATGGGCGGAGAGGATATTCAAGCCATGGACCCGGAAGCGTTGCTGCGCAAAGTATCCATGGTGTTTCAGGATGTGTATCTCTTTCAGGATACGATCGAAGGCAATATCCGGTTCGGACGAAGCGACGCTACGCGCGAGGAAATCGAGGAGGCGGCGCGCCTTGCATGTTGTCACGATTTTATCCTAAAGTTGCCAAACGGTTACGACACGAGGGTAGGAGAAGGCGGAAGCACGCTTTCGGGCGGCGAAAAACAGCGAATTTCCATTGCCAGGGCGATACTGAAAAACGCGCCGATCATTCTACTCGATGAAGCAACGGCTTCTCTCGATCCCGAAAACGAAGCGGAGATTCAGAAAGCGATAGATCGGCTTGTTCGAGGCCGAACCGTCATCGTTGTCGCTCACCGGCTCAAGACCGTGCAGAATGCCGACCGGATTGTCGTGCTGGATCAGGGGCGGATCGTGGAGCAGGGCCGTCATGACGAATTGCTTACGTATAATAGCCTGTATGCCCGGCTGTGGAGACGGCAGCAGGATGCAGGGGGAACGGCGGATGACTGAGTGAAAACTATGGCCGCAGCGGCAGGAAAGAAATGATTTCTGGTCGAAATTAGAGATCGAGCATCTTTATATCTCATCTTTCTATATATTCTTTTTCATTAAGGAGCGATTATGACTTTCATTTGTTCAGAGACCAAAGAAATCATTGATACCTATGTCGAGGCCTATAATTCGTTAGATGTCCCGGGGATGATTAATCTCTTACATAAGGATATCTTGTTCAGAAATTTTTCGAATGGTGTAGTGAACGTGGAGACCCATGGTGTCCAAGAGTTTAGAAAGCTCGCGGAAAATTCGACTAAGATTTTCTCAAGCCGTCGTCAGACAATCATAGATTGGCGTGCCATAGACGGCAAAATTGAAGCGATAATTGATTATGAAGGTATACTGGCCGTTGATTTGCCGAATGGATTAATAGCGGGGGATAGGATGCAACTGAAAGGGAAATCCGTATTTCGAATTGAAGAAGGAAAAATATCGCTAATCGAAGATTACGGTTAACTGACAAGGAGGCCCGCCGCCGGATGCGGGTCGGAGGGCAGCAACAGGTTGTAGTTGCTGCCCTCTTTGGCTTTTCCGTTCAACAGTTTGCAATCAAGAAGTCGGGGAAAGCAGTTGCAAGTAACACTGAGTCGGCCTTATAGAGGTAAGCGGGTCATGTCTAGTTCTTGGAACGTTGGCGTTTACGGAAAGCCGCCACGCTCTCACGGTGAGCGCATGCCTCGGAACAGTAACGCTTGGATTTATTTTTGGATGTATCGATATAGGCTTTCTGGCAAGAAGCAGAGGCGCAAATTCCGAATCTCTCCGTTCCGAATTCAATCAATACAAAAGCGAGCCCCATTGCGGTCGTCGTAGCCAACCAATGAGCGCACCCATCCTCCGCCGATTCGAAATGCAGATGGTAGGGCCCATGGTGCCAGCTAATTCTTGGCGTCGCCCCGCTCAAACGCAACCGCTCGTTCAAGAGCACCGCAATATCCTGTGCTTTCTGTTCTTTGGCCAGCTCGAACGCCGTGCGCAAGGATTTTCTGAGAGCTCGCACGTTCTCAACATCCTCTGAACGAACGTGCCACGATTGAACGGTATTTCGAAGGACAGCGATGACGGCATCCCCATCCAAGCCTCTATTCTTTTCCGATACCAAATCCAGCACATGCTTCTCGCTCTCGACGAGAAATTGCGTTAATTGTTCAGGCGTCGACAAATTATCCGTATCCGTGACGGGACAAAGCGTATTAATGAGGTCGACCGCGAGATTTACGGATAACGACTCGTAATAGGTAAAATGCATTTGACATGTCACCACCATTTTTTTATAATCGATACATGCAATTTCATTTTAGCATGTCACACATTTGATTTAAAGCGGGGATGAGGAGGAATGGTTATGCCGACGACTGGTAAGGCGGATAAGGACGCGGAGAAAAAATGGTGGGCGCTCGTCGCCGTATGTCTCGGATTATTCATGGCTTTGCTGGACGTTACGATCGTGAATGTCGCTTTGCCAGCTATACAAAGCGATCTTCAAACGGATTTCTCCGGGTTGGAATGGATACTTAACGCTTATACCTTAGTATTTGCCGTGGCGCTGGTTACAACGAGCCGGATGGGCGATATATTCGGACGGAAGACGCTATTTATGTTGGGTATAGCCGTATTCACAATCGGATCGCTGTTATGCGGATTATCAGACGATATTACGATGCTGAATTTGTCGAGAGGCATTCAAGGTCTAGGAGCTTCCGCAATGACGCCGTTATCGCTGGCGATAATCTCGGCGACGTTCAGCGGGAAGCAGCGCGGAATCGCAATCGGAATATGGGGCGGCGTAAGCGGATTGGCTACGGGGATCGGCCCGGTAATTGGCGGTATTCTGGTTAAGCATATCGGGTGGGAATCCATCTTCTATGTGAACATTCCCGTCGGTATCGTGGCGATTCTACTCTCGTTATGGGCCGTCAAGCAGTCCAAGGACGAGACTGCAGCTCGCCGAATCGATCTGTTCGGGTTCATTGCCTTCACCGTCTTCATGTTTTGTCTCATCTACGGATTGATACAGGTCAATCATAAAGGCAACGACTGGACCTCTCCGGAGGTGTGGCGGCTGCTCGGAGTTTCCATTCTTGCTCTCGTCGTATTCATCCTAGGCGAACTGCGATTAAAGCACCCGATGGTCGATCCTCGCTTATTCAAAATTCCCAGCTTTACGGGTTCCGCGATTGCCGCCTTTTGTCTGAGCGCCGGTATGTATGCGTTGTTGTTCAATCTCAGCATTTACCTGCAAAGCTTTCTTGGCTTGGATGCGCTGGAGACAGGCGTTAAGCTCATCGCGTTTACCGCAATGGCTCTGCTATTCGGTCCGTTGTCCGGCGCATTGATGGGCAAAACAAGCCCGAAACGGCTCGTCGTTGTCTCTATGGCATTGCTGGCGATCGGGGTTTATTCGATGTCATTCCTATCGCATCATAACGATCCCGCCCATTGGATTGTTCTATTGCCCGGATTTATTATTGCCGGAATCGGGAGCGGATTGATTAATCCGCCTATCTCTAACTTGGCAATCGGAACGGTACCGGCGCAACGTGCGGGTATGGCATCCGGCATGAGCAATGTGGCTCGGCAGATGGGCGGCGCATTCGGCATTGCCCTCTATGGGGCCATACTGTCCAGTCGATTCACTTCTCTTGTTACGGACCGAATCCAATCTTTGCAGAACGGCCAGCTTGATGAATCGGCGAAGGAGCAAGCGATTCAAGCGATCGAGTCGGCAGGCCCGATTGCAGGCAGCAACGGTCTGGCGGGCATGGAGTTTGCCGCTATCTTCCAGAAAGACCCGCTGTTTGACACATACCGCGACATTGCTCGCGAATCCTTCGTGGACGGAACGATCGATATTATCAAGATCGCCTCTTTGATTCTGGCAATCGGCGCCGTGCTTTGTCTGGTTCTGATTCGCAAGAAAGATTTGCGGCATTAGCCTTCAGAGCTTTTATGCAATTCGGTAAAATTCGGGTAATTTACAGTAAGGTAAGAAGGGATCGGATGGAATGAAAACGAGAAAGAGAATAATTGCTATAATCTTATGCGGTCTGTTCGTTTTCCCTCTATTCGCCTCGACGCGAAGCGATGGAAACATGCAAGTAGAGCGACCAGGAACTCCAGTCTACTCCGAGTTAGATGCATATATCGCTCGTGAAATGAAACGACAACGCATTCCGGGGCTGGCTCTCGCGATTGTACAGAAGGATCGCATTCTTTACCTTAAGGGATATGGTAAAGCCGATTCATCGGGCCGTCCCGTAACAGTCGAAACCCCTTTCGGATTAGGTTCGATAGGCAAGTCGATTACCGCTATGGCCGTTCTGCAACTTGCCGAAGCAGGAAAAATCGACTTGGATGCGCCCATACAACGCTACATCCCCACTAAATATAACGGTGCAGCGTTCATTACGGTACGTCAATTACTTAACCAAACAAGCGGATTCACCCAAATCTCGACTTTTAGCAACACGCTGTCAAGCGTCAACGGTCAAAAAGAAGATGCTATTGAGAATAACGCTTTGTCTTACGCTGAAAAGTTTTTAAAACACGCCAAGCAAACCGAACACCCCTACAGGTATTCGAACGCGAATTATGTTCTGCTCGGCTATATCGTGCAACAAGTATCCGGACAGTCCTATGG
Encoded proteins:
- a CDS encoding ABC transporter ATP-binding protein, which translates into the protein MSVLNNITADNPRSLIKPVFYTTTANLAGVIPFMLLVGAAKLIFNPFVHPDLPLDTARLWWVCGGLAVSLILLFVCEIPAYRAQYRDAYSAAADGRSLLAEHLRKLSLGYLNKRDPGELSNMLVGDFAMLEHGISHLVPQMIGAAVMPVLALIGLFFLDWRLALCLFAALPVAILLVLLTSGIQRKLGKRHMRAKIEASNRLQEYLNGIRVIKAYNLTGVRFARLERSFRELMRQSIRLEGMLGPIVIGAVTCIRAGLTLMVMAGVHLLLVGSLDVVTFVAFLIIGTRIFDPLTTALAGYAEIRYLEQAGERIVRLLREPIMQGERQPPADHDVELKQVTFGYRDQPVLRNVSVSMPAGSFTALVGPSGSGKSTILRLIARFYDPEKGTVTMGGEDIQAMDPEALLRKVSMVFQDVYLFQDTIEGNIRFGRSDATREEIEEAARLACCHDFILKLPNGYDTRVGEGGSTLSGGEKQRISIARAILKNAPIILLDEATASLDPENEAEIQKAIDRLVRGRTVIVVAHRLKTVQNADRIVVLDQGRIVEQGRHDELLTYNSLYARLWRRQQDAGGTADD
- a CDS encoding nuclear transport factor 2 family protein, encoding MTFICSETKEIIDTYVEAYNSLDVPGMINLLHKDILFRNFSNGVVNVETHGVQEFRKLAENSTKIFSSRRQTIIDWRAIDGKIEAIIDYEGILAVDLPNGLIAGDRMQLKGKSVFRIEEGKISLIEDYG
- a CDS encoding CGNR zinc finger domain-containing protein — encoded protein: MHFTYYESLSVNLAVDLINTLCPVTDTDNLSTPEQLTQFLVESEKHVLDLVSEKNRGLDGDAVIAVLRNTVQSWHVRSEDVENVRALRKSLRTAFELAKEQKAQDIAVLLNERLRLSGATPRISWHHGPYHLHFESAEDGCAHWLATTTAMGLAFVLIEFGTERFGICASASCQKAYIDTSKNKSKRYCSEACAHRESVAAFRKRQRSKN
- a CDS encoding MFS transporter; amino-acid sequence: MPTTGKADKDAEKKWWALVAVCLGLFMALLDVTIVNVALPAIQSDLQTDFSGLEWILNAYTLVFAVALVTTSRMGDIFGRKTLFMLGIAVFTIGSLLCGLSDDITMLNLSRGIQGLGASAMTPLSLAIISATFSGKQRGIAIGIWGGVSGLATGIGPVIGGILVKHIGWESIFYVNIPVGIVAILLSLWAVKQSKDETAARRIDLFGFIAFTVFMFCLIYGLIQVNHKGNDWTSPEVWRLLGVSILALVVFILGELRLKHPMVDPRLFKIPSFTGSAIAAFCLSAGMYALLFNLSIYLQSFLGLDALETGVKLIAFTAMALLFGPLSGALMGKTSPKRLVVVSMALLAIGVYSMSFLSHHNDPAHWIVLLPGFIIAGIGSGLINPPISNLAIGTVPAQRAGMASGMSNVARQMGGAFGIALYGAILSSRFTSLVTDRIQSLQNGQLDESAKEQAIQAIESAGPIAGSNGLAGMEFAAIFQKDPLFDTYRDIARESFVDGTIDIIKIASLILAIGAVLCLVLIRKKDLRH